tgttgattGTTTGTGTATTTTGCGCTTGGGTTTTGTTGTTATAATGTTTATGGGGATTTGTTTTGGTGGTTCTTGGTTGCAGTAAGGTGGTGAGGCTGTCAATTGCTCAGGTGTTGACCGTGATTTCTCAGAAACAGAAGGCTGCTCTTAGGGAAGcttacaagaagaagaagcttttgCCTCTTGATTTGCGCCCCAAGAAGACCAGGGCCATTCGCCGAAGGCTCACCAAGCACCAAGTATGgactttctttcatttgaaatgacatttttataCAGATTTTCCTTCCGCCGCTCTTGTATTTATCTCTCTGTCAGCTGAAAATTTGGTTATTGTTGCATAAATCTAGATAATCTATGAATTTGCTATCCATATTGTGAATTGGTGTGTGTAGGTTTGTAGTGTTAATGTAGTATATCCATTGAATGACACTATTACTTAACTATAGTTTATCCATTGAATGACACTATTACTTAACTATAGTTTGCTTTAGGCAGTCTTAGATTGTTGAGCCGTGGCAATTTTAGAAGTTTAGATTAGACTTCGATTATGAGAAAAGAACAATGTTGAACAAAATGGTGCTGGAAGATCAGAATGATGCTCCTAGAATTTGAAGCCGTGTACCCATTTCCATGCCTTAGTACTATTAACAAAACCCTCAGTTTTATGCCTTATTTAGAATGTAGAACAGAATCCTCAATTTGTTGTATTGAAATACTCAATTTGTTTTATGCCTAATTCGACATCCATGTCATGTGTTATACAGGCATCTCTATTGACCGAGCgacagaagaagaaagagatgtACTACCCATTGAGGAAATACGCCATTAAGGTGTAGGCATATAGCAAATTGATTGATCATCCTTGGTATGATGCCATCTTCTACTCATTTTGGCTTTTGATTTATGGATAACGTTATTCAGACTTGAGTTTGTCTATTTTCAATCTCATTTTGTTAGATCTTTGAGAACTTTGAAGTATTTCCTTTTCCATGTAGTAATACGTTAGCGTTTCCCAAgtttataatgaaaaatgGTTTTGGTTAGTGGAATTTCATCTGAGCTTCAAACCCATACCCATCCGCAACTATGCAGTGTAGTTAAATGTTTCTCTTTAATATGGCTGAAATTTGGTAGAACATAAACATGGGGGTTGGAGTTAATAATCAAATGGTGTAACTAAATGTAGAAGGCTCGTG
This genomic window from Cucurbita pepo subsp. pepo cultivar mu-cu-16 chromosome LG01, ASM280686v2, whole genome shotgun sequence contains:
- the LOC111788944 gene encoding 60S ribosomal protein L35-like is translated as MARIKVHELRQKSKADLLTQLKDLKAELALLRVAKVTGGAPNKLSKIKVVRLSIAQVLTVISQKQKAALREAYKKKKLLPLDLRPKKTRAIRRRLTKHQASLLTERQKKKEMYYPLRKYAIKV